In Cellulomonas sp. JZ18, the DNA window CGACGCCGGCGTCCACGACGATCGGGTCCTTGCCGCCGTTCTCGCGCAGCACCCGTGCGCCGCGTGCGCCCGCGGCCGCCGCGATCGCGCGGCCGGTCGCCGAGCTGCCGACCTGGGCGACGAGCGCCACGCGTGCGTCGGCCACGATCGCGGCGCCCGTCGCGCCGTCGCCGTTCACGACCTGCAGCACCCCGGGAGGGAACGCCTCGGCGACGAGCCGGGCGAGCTCCCAGCCCGCGCGCGGGCTGCGCTCCGACGGCTTGTGCACGACGGTGTTGCCCGTCACGAGTGCGGCGGCGAGCAGGCCCGCCGCCGCCGGGAACGGGTCGTTCCACGGCGTGATGACCGCGACGACGCCGTGCGGCTCGCGGCGCACGACGTCGAGCGCGAGCGGGTCGCCGGCGAGGGTGCGCCCGGTCGCCCCGAGGCCCGTCGTCGCCGCCTCGTCGAGGATGTCCGCGGCGACGCGGGCGGACTCGACCGACGTCGGCAGGAGGCGGCCGGTGTCCGCGGACAGCACGGCGCCGAGGACGTCCGCCTGCTCGCGCACCCGTGCGGCCGCGGTGCGCAGCGCGGCCGCACGCTCCCCCGGTGCCGTGCGGCGCCAGGCGCGGCGCGCGGCGTGCGCACCCGCGACGGCCTGCGCGACCTCCTCGTCCGTGGCGGGCACCAGCACGACCGTCGGGGCACCGTCGACCGGCGAGACGCGCGCGACCTCACGGGTGCCGAGCGCGTCGGCGACGCGTCCGTCGAGGACGTGCGCGGCGAGCCGCTCGGGGGCGACACCGTCCGCCGGGTCCGGCGTGCGGGCGTCCTCCGGGGTGGCGGCGACGGTGGTCGGGACGGGCGTCGTGGTCATGTGCTCTCCGTTCGGGCGGACGGGCGGGCGAAGGATGCGGGGCGCGAAGCCCCAGGACAAGCCGGGCAACCAGATCAAAACCGTTCGAGGTGCAGGAGCGGGTGAAGTGCTCCACGCTGGGCCCGGGGTCGGACCCCTCCGGAAGAAGCCCGGATGCGCACCTGATCTGCAGCCGGACCTCGTCCGGGACGACTGTGGACCACACACGGAAGGTCGGCCACTCATGCGCCTGCTCGACGTCAGCCCCGTCCGCCACGCACCGTCGGCGGCCGCGTGAGCGCGGCGCGCCCCGTGACGGCGGACGCCCCGACGGCCGCAGCCCCGAGCGTCGTGCCGGACCGCTCCCGCCCTGCGCCCCGCGCGGTCCTGTTCGACCGCGACGGCACGCTCGTGCACGACGTGCCCTACAACGGCGACCCCGACCTCGTCCGCCCGGTCGACGGCGCCCGCGACCTGCTCGACGCGCTGCGGGCCGCGGGTGTGCGGGTCGGGCTCGTCACCAACCAGTCCGGCGTCGCACGCGGGCTGCTGACGCGCGAGCAGGTCGACGCCGTGCACGCGCGGCTGGCCGAGCTGGTCGGTCCGTTCGACACCGTGCAGGTGTGCCCGCACGGCCCGCAGGACGGCTGCGGGTGCCGCAAGCCGGCGCCGGGCATGGTGCTGGCCGCCGCGCACGCGCTGGACGTCGCACCGCAGGAGCTCGCCGTCGTCGGGGACATCGGCGCGGACGTCGGCGCCGCGGTCGCCGCCGGTGCCCGGGCCGTCCTGGTCCCCACGCCCGTGACCCGCGCGGAGGAGGTCGAGGCCGCGCCCGTCGTCGCACCCGACCTGCGTGCCGCCCTCGCGCACCTGCTGCCCGGGGTGGTCGCCGCGGCCGCCCCGGCCGAGGTGGCGACGCCGCAGGAGGCCCGCCCGTGACG includes these proteins:
- a CDS encoding aldehyde dehydrogenase; this encodes MTTTPVPTTVAATPEDARTPDPADGVAPERLAAHVLDGRVADALGTREVARVSPVDGAPTVVLVPATDEEVAQAVAGAHAARRAWRRTAPGERAAALRTAAARVREQADVLGAVLSADTGRLLPTSVESARVAADILDEAATTGLGATGRTLAGDPLALDVVRREPHGVVAVITPWNDPFPAAAGLLAAALVTGNTVVHKPSERSPRAGWELARLVAEAFPPGVLQVVNGDGATGAAIVADARVALVAQVGSSATGRAIAAAAGARGARVLRENGGKDPIVVDAGVDPAWAAQQIATGAFTNTGQLCTSVERVYLHEDAADAVLAELTALARDMRVGDPADPATQLGPLVDEAQLAVVESHVDAAVAAGARVLAGGSRLDRPGAFYAPTVLDGCTADMAVMTEETFGPVAAVTRVPDFATALELADTGAYGLAATVLTPRLEHALEAAEALEVGTVKVNAVFGGAPGGSADPRRESGAGAGYGPDLLAAMTVLKAVHVEAAVTPTA
- a CDS encoding HAD-IIIA family hydrolase, translating into MSAARPVTADAPTAAAPSVVPDRSRPAPRAVLFDRDGTLVHDVPYNGDPDLVRPVDGARDLLDALRAAGVRVGLVTNQSGVARGLLTREQVDAVHARLAELVGPFDTVQVCPHGPQDGCGCRKPAPGMVLAAAHALDVAPQELAVVGDIGADVGAAVAAGARAVLVPTPVTRAEEVEAAPVVAPDLRAALAHLLPGVVAAAAPAEVATPQEARP